The following proteins are encoded in a genomic region of Phenylobacterium immobile (ATCC 35973):
- a CDS encoding FAD/NAD(P)-binding protein, with product MSGPSIAVIGAGFSGVLTALHLLSILPGVQVRLIERADRVGRGRAYATTNPQHLLNVRARNMSAFADRPDHFVEWLAKGGQAAEGDAFVSRDRYGDYLQGLLRERLAGAGAGALLVEHDEAVAIRRTAAGRYDVLLGVGRTLNVDAVVLALGAGAAMDGGGRMVGDPWASDLSGVEGDEVLLLGSGLTAVDAALTLDRPGRRIVMLSRRGLSPRAHGPAPLADPPAGLLDTPRRALRTLRAEAARVGWRSAVDAARPQVSPAWMSWTPAERRRFLRHLQPWWDVHRHRMAPTVAAAFAEALAEGRWTVEAGRLEGLEPQGQGLAATIRTRGEDLARRRSFAACVDCTGFGGDPARSDLVRGLMEAGLAERDPLGLGLALDADFRLTAAGSVGRLYVVGPLARGAVWEAIAVPDLRNHAEAVARTVADDLNGAQLSARALSAPL from the coding sequence GTGAGCGGCCCCTCCATCGCCGTCATCGGCGCTGGCTTCAGCGGCGTCCTGACCGCCCTTCATCTTCTGTCGATCCTGCCAGGCGTCCAGGTGCGGCTCATTGAGCGCGCCGACCGGGTCGGCCGTGGCCGCGCCTATGCCACCACCAACCCGCAACATCTGCTGAACGTCCGGGCGCGAAACATGAGCGCCTTCGCCGACCGCCCGGACCATTTCGTCGAGTGGCTGGCCAAGGGCGGTCAGGCTGCCGAGGGCGACGCCTTCGTCAGCCGCGACCGGTACGGCGACTATCTGCAGGGTCTGCTGCGCGAGCGGCTGGCCGGCGCCGGCGCGGGCGCGCTCCTCGTGGAACACGACGAGGCGGTCGCCATTCGCCGCACGGCCGCCGGGCGCTACGACGTGCTGCTGGGCGTCGGACGGACGCTCAACGTCGACGCCGTGGTCCTGGCCTTGGGCGCCGGCGCGGCGATGGACGGCGGCGGCCGCATGGTTGGCGATCCCTGGGCGAGCGACCTCTCCGGCGTCGAGGGCGACGAGGTCCTGCTGCTGGGCTCGGGCCTGACCGCCGTGGACGCGGCCCTCACTCTGGATCGCCCCGGCCGCCGGATCGTGATGCTGTCGCGCCGAGGCTTGTCGCCGAGGGCGCATGGCCCCGCGCCCCTGGCCGATCCGCCGGCCGGCCTCCTCGATACGCCGCGCCGCGCGCTGCGGACCCTGCGCGCCGAGGCCGCTCGCGTGGGCTGGCGCAGCGCCGTCGACGCCGCGCGCCCGCAGGTGTCGCCGGCCTGGATGTCCTGGACTCCGGCCGAACGCCGCCGCTTCCTGCGCCATCTGCAGCCCTGGTGGGACGTCCACCGCCACCGCATGGCGCCCACCGTCGCCGCCGCGTTCGCCGAGGCCCTGGCCGAAGGCCGTTGGACGGTGGAGGCGGGGCGCCTCGAAGGCCTGGAGCCCCAGGGCCAGGGTCTGGCTGCGACCATTCGTACGCGGGGCGAGGACCTAGCGCGCCGCCGCAGCTTCGCTGCCTGCGTTGACTGCACCGGCTTCGGCGGCGACCCGGCGCGTTCTGACTTGGTCCGCGGCCTGATGGAGGCCGGCTTAGCTGAGCGTGACCCGCTCGGCCTCGGCCTGGCGCTCGACGCCGATTTCCGGCTTACGGCGGCCGGCTCTGTGGGTCGGCTCTATGTGGTGGGGCCGCTGGCGCGCGGCGCCGTTTGGGAGGCGATCGCGGTGCCTGACCTGCGTAACCACGCCGAGGCGGTCGCCCGCACCGTCGCCGACGATCTCAATGGAGCGCAGTTGTCTGCGCGCGCCCTGTCCGCCCCGCTGTAG